A genomic window from Candidatus Poribacteria bacterium includes:
- a CDS encoding phytanoyl-CoA dioxygenase family protein, with protein MLTKPQRQHFEVFGFLVLRQLFSPDEMATILRDFEAAMLEDRDGKPFDGKIRQQVNDWYLGRPCAELLIDSERICVPIERLLGPGYTFKQGNDGNFYVGDTGWHPDLGWDPHIPEGESDPNRNVAQWQYHYRPSIKVAFYLDSVSKDTGCLRVIPGAHRNPYHDRLWSLHLNVPSAASEDDTYKFENVRPKLLEMWEHATGDKEGRERFLSDPDMNHFGLAPCDIPSFPIESEPGDVVFFSHQLWHASFGGRVGRRMFTLNFRSAPTDDDQ; from the coding sequence ATGCTCACCAAACCACAGCGACAGCATTTTGAGGTGTTCGGATTTCTCGTGCTTCGGCAACTGTTCTCCCCTGACGAGATGGCTACCATCCTCCGTGACTTTGAGGCGGCGATGCTCGAAGACCGAGATGGTAAACCCTTCGATGGCAAGATACGCCAGCAGGTGAACGACTGGTATCTTGGGCGACCTTGTGCCGAGTTGTTGATTGATAGCGAGCGCATTTGCGTACCAATTGAGCGACTGTTGGGCCCCGGTTATACATTCAAGCAGGGAAACGATGGCAACTTCTATGTGGGAGATACCGGTTGGCATCCGGATCTTGGGTGGGATCCGCACATCCCGGAGGGAGAGAGTGATCCCAACCGAAATGTCGCCCAGTGGCAGTATCATTATCGTCCAAGTATCAAGGTTGCGTTTTATCTGGATTCGGTCAGCAAGGACACCGGCTGCCTTCGCGTCATTCCGGGCGCACATCGGAATCCGTACCATGATCGGTTGTGGTCGCTCCACCTGAATGTCCCTTCCGCTGCTTCGGAAGATGACACCTACAAATTCGAGAATGTGCGTCCAAAACTCCTTGAAATGTGGGAACATGCGACCGGTGATAAGGAAGGTAGGGAACGATTCCTGTCAGATCCTGACATGAATCATTTTGGACTAGCGCCGTGCGACATTCCAAGTTTCCCCATTGAGTCTGAGCCGGGCGATGTCGTATTCTTCAGCCATCAACTTTGGCATGCGTCGTTCGGGGGGCGTGTGGGGAGACGGATGTTCACGCTAAACTTCCGAAGTGCACCAACTGATGATGATCAGTAG
- a CDS encoding aldo/keto reductase: protein MRLSVIGTGGLLAHYWEGESGHPPPEEKRRIYLRAAEAGINLFDMGYGDEIHIPEELKGNTDERHFSLKVGAPAAADLESIIDKHLVNLRRDAIDILRVHYYAYMKDVQLRKRIADLKQMGKVRSLCTIRHFEEDQDAYVTRGPEKGADADLVIYNYVCRGQAAGIRASSKAGKGVLVMKALGGQYLSWGHKTGTDWTKATEETLVQLSPLGESMRSELSLVYSFTAGPWSELAESREDISPTGKALSWVLENQGVCTALVAVASVAELEAVLEGV, encoded by the coding sequence ATGCGACTGAGTGTCATAGGGACTGGCGGTCTCCTTGCGCACTATTGGGAGGGAGAGTCCGGTCATCCGCCACCCGAAGAGAAGCGGCGGATTTATCTGCGAGCAGCCGAAGCCGGGATAAATCTATTTGACATGGGCTACGGGGATGAGATCCATATCCCGGAAGAGTTGAAGGGTAATACGGACGAACGTCACTTTTCTCTGAAAGTTGGCGCACCCGCAGCAGCAGACTTAGAGAGCATAATTGATAAGCATCTCGTGAATCTACGCAGAGACGCGATTGACATCCTCCGGGTGCACTATTACGCGTATATGAAGGATGTCCAGTTGAGGAAACGAATCGCCGATCTCAAACAGATGGGTAAGGTGCGATCGCTTTGTACAATACGCCACTTTGAGGAAGACCAAGATGCCTATGTAACACGAGGACCAGAAAAGGGGGCAGACGCAGACTTGGTTATCTACAACTATGTTTGCCGTGGTCAGGCAGCGGGTATTCGGGCATCGTCCAAAGCGGGAAAGGGAGTCTTGGTGATGAAGGCGCTCGGCGGACAGTACCTAAGTTGGGGACATAAAACTGGGACGGACTGGACTAAAGCGACAGAGGAAACTCTGGTACAACTCTCGCCTCTCGGTGAGAGTATGCGCAGCGAACTATCGCTTGTCTATTCTTTTACCGCTGGCCCGTGGAGTGAATTGGCTGAATCAAGGGAAGATATTTCACCAACCGGTAAGGCGTTGTCATGGGTGCTCGAGAACCAAGGCGTATGCACTGCTCTGGTGGCGGTTGCCAGTGTCGCGGAACTTGAGGCTGTTTTGGAGGGTGTATAG